From one Gadus morhua chromosome 8, gadMor3.0, whole genome shotgun sequence genomic stretch:
- the snap47 gene encoding synaptosomal-associated protein 47, producing the protein MSRDISSIHSWPGSYYISHDKRWENGALSITKTMVRFTSDQTKERLASFRLSNIMQIKMESSSFIFSTLTVLENGNVKHWFGSLKPNRVVVYNVLEHFWRERLLSPSYGTKGAEPQETKGRELIHLVAGAQRRLEDTGTVLHHQGEQFDNMMQGLGRIESDLGIADKCLSQLESPSWWPFPKAPWKTQKEAKAEDAARAAATAAAGSGSGKNKVIASIPALVSSGGETDLKPGCLVVMLSSLELRDTDCQLLHRFERKEVDEIRVHNPYEISVRQRFIGKPDVAYRLLSAKMPEALAVLEMQYKQKVEYTSEFTAFRSTPAASPCGAEGSIWTEGLQQGCQETEVPMEVPAGELSQLQVHVLQPAVSQAEAQELRQMLMQLKTLALEAETELERHDDVLAAVDGSTDRAILTMDKQTCRMKKLL; encoded by the exons ATGAGCCGGGACATCAGTTCGATCCACAGCTGGCCTGGGTCCTACTACATCAGCCACGATAAAAGATGGGAGAACGGCGCCCTGTCCATCACCAAAACCATGGTGCGCTTCACTTCCGACCAGACCAAGGAGAGGTTGGCGAGCTTCCGCCTCTCCAACATCATGCAGATCAAGATGGAGTCCTCAAGCTTCATCTTCAGCACTCTCACCGTGCTCGAGAACGGGAACGTCAAGCACTGGTTCGGCTCCCTGAAGCCcaacagggtggtggtgtacAACGTCCTGGAGCATTTCTGGAGAGAGCGCCTACTGTCCCCATCGTATGGGACCAAGGGGGCCGAGCCTCAGGAAACCAAAGGCAGAGAGCTGATCCACCTGGTGGCCGGGGCccagaggaggctggaggacaCAGGCACGGTGCTCCACCATCAGGGAGAGCAGTTTGACAACATGATGCAGGGGCTGGGCAGGATCGAATCAGACCTGGGCATAGCAGACAA GTGCCTATCCCAGCTGGAGTCCCCCTCCTGGTGGCCCTTCCCTAAAGCCCCCTGGAAGACGCAGAAGGAAGCCAAGGCGGAAGACGCGGCCAGAGCCGCCGCCACCGCGGCCGCCGGCAGCGGCTCCGGGAAGAACAAGGTGATCGCCAGCATCCCCGCCCTGGTGTCCAGCGGCGGGGAGACGGACCTGAAGCCGGGCTGCCTCGTGGTGATGCTGTCGTCGCTGGAGCTCCGCGACACCGACTGTCAGCTGTTGCACCGCTTTGAGAGGAAGGAGGTCGACGAGATCAGGGTGCACAACCCGTACGAGATCAGCGTGAGGCAGCGGTTCATCGGCAAGCCGGACGTCGCCTACCGCCTGTTGTCGGCAAAGATGCCCGAAGCGCTGGCTGTGTTGGAGATGCAGTACAAACAGAAGGTGGAGTACACCAGTGAGTTCACGGCCTTCAGGTCCACTCCTGCTGCGTCTCCTTGTGGCGCAGAGGGCTCCATATGGACCGAAG GCCTGCAGCAGGGCTGCCAGGAGACCGAGGTGCCCATGGAGGTCCCAGCCGGGGAGCTTTCCCAGCTGCAGGTGCATGTGCTCCAGCCAGCGGTCAGCCAGGCCGAGGCCCAGGAGCTCCGACAG ATGCTGATGCAGCTGAAGACCCTGGCGCTGGAGGCGGAGACGGAGCTGGAGCGCCACGACGACGTGCTGGCCGCCGTCGACGGCTCCACCGACCGGGCCATCTTGACAATGGACAAGCAGACCTGTCGCATGAAGAAGCTGCTGTAG
- the iba57 gene encoding iron-sulfur cluster assembly factor IBA57, mitochondrial, whose translation MGTLFRARAALRPRGFPGVLLRPSPSDADPHRCAVLTPVPKAALLPKRGHGSHVADGARDQLNYVCYSLPHRTLLRLEGQDTSSFLQGIITNDTGLLAEPGQRAMYSHMLNVQGRTLYDIILYSLKHATGSSILLECDSAVKDSIMKHLKVYKIRRKVTISPCVDLSLWAVLPRLKNSEVPDILSPEKAPICVTDPRTELMGWRLVLDNEVDPQTIIASCQQGDIEEYHRHRYSIGLPEGVKDLPPEVALPLESNLVYMEGISFSKGCYIGQELTARTHHTGVVRKRLMPVRLSSALAQGVAEGASLQTQAGKAAGKHRAGLGELGLSLIRLAHAKEVLSLKSSDGSSVNLEASVPEWWPQDLKLK comes from the exons aTGGGCACGTTGTTCCGGGCCAGAGCGGCGCTGAGACCCAGAGGGTTCCCCGGTGTTCTGCTCCGTCCTTCACCGAGTGACGCAGATCCACACCGGTGTGCGGTCCTCACCCCTGTCCCCAAAGCAGCCCTGCTCCCTAAGAGGGGTCACGGCAGTCATGTCGCGGACGGAGCGAGGGATCAGTTGAACTACGTATGTTACAGCCTCCCTCACAGAACTCTGTTGAGACTGGAGGGACAGGACACCAGCTCCTTCCTCCAGGGGATCATCACCAACGACACCGGGCTGCTGGCCGAGCCCGGTCAGAGGGCGATGTACTCACACATGCTCAACGTCCAGGGGAGGACTCTGTATGACATCATACTGTACAG TCTCAAACACGCAACAGGGAGCAGTATTCTCCTTGAATGTGACAGTGCGGTGAAGGACTCAATCATGAAACACTTGAAAGTCTATAAGATACGCCGAAAGGTGACGATCAGCCCCTGTGTAGACCTCTCTCTATGGGCAGTCCTGCCGCGACTAAAGAACTCAGAAGTACCGGATATCTTGTCTCCGGAGAAAGCCCCTATATGCGTGACGGACCCCAGAACTGAACTAATGGGGTGGAGGTTGGTGTTGGACAATGAAGTTGACCCCCAGACAATCATTGCATCTTGTCAGCAAGGAGATATAGAGGAGTATCATAGACATCGCTACTCGATAG GACTCCCGGAGGGAGTGAAAGATCTCCCTCCCGAAGTAGCCCTCCCCCTGGAGTCCAATCTGGTGTACATGGAGGGGATAAGCTTCAGTAAAGGCTGCTACATCGGACAGGAGCTGACGGCCCGAACCCACCACACTGGCGTGGTTCGCAAGCGCCTGATGCCCGTTCGCCTGTCCTCTGCCCTGGCTCAGGGGGTCGCCGAAGGGGCTTCGTTGCAAACTCAAGCAGGAAAGGCTGCGGGGAAACACAGGGCCGGGCTGGGAGAGCTGGGGCTGAGTCTGATTCGTCTTGCTCATGCCAAAGAAGTGCTTTCGCTGAAGTCATCCGACGGTTCCTCTGTGAATCTAGAGGCTTCAGTGCCAGAATGGTGGCCTCAAGACTTGAAATTAAAGTAa
- the jmjd4 gene encoding 2-oxoglutarate and iron-dependent oxygenase JMJD4, whose translation MDRDSYHNCCSLVKIPRQSYDQFWSSHFVEYIDKEISYSTFFKKYLLPNHPCVFSRRFTEDWRCRKQWVTEEGKPNFQTLLQEFDETPVPVANCNAKEYNANPKLTMPFKEFIHYWKEYIQNGNSSPKGCLYLKDWHMARDFPEHNVYTTPVFFSSDWLNEYWNTIEVDDYRFVYMGPKGSWTPFHADVFRSYSWSANICGRKKWLLYPPGQEEFLKDTHGNLAYDVTAAELRDNGLFPQSDKACQPLEIIQEAGEIIFVPSGWHHQVYNLEDTISINHNWLNGCNIDIMWQFLQNELSAVQREIEEWRATMDSWHQHCQTIMKSCSGIDYGEFASFLKIIAENRISFLSACSSANSDCPRHLSETLTALGSHHAAFDLQRVVHILECLICSEDFKRLDHSTLNLQPEVLVQKIRETIHSTRGQHLP comes from the exons ATGGACAGGGATTCATATCATAACTGCTGCAGTCTGGTCAAAATACCCAGACAATCCTATGACCAGTTTTGGTCGTCACATTTCGTGGAATATATTGACAAGGAAATAAGCTATTCAACATTTTTCAAAAAGTACCTTCTTCCCAACCACCCATGTGTGTTTTCACGAAGATTTACTGAGGACTGGAGGTGTAGGAAACAGTGGGTGACTGAAGAAGGAAAACCTAATTTCCAGACACTGCTACAAGAGTTTG ATGAGACTCCGGTCCCAGTTGCCAATTGTAATGCAAAGGAATACAATGCAAACCCTAAACTCACTATGCCTTTTAAAGAATTCATACACTACTGGAAAGAATATATTCAGAATGGCAACTCGTCACCGAAAGGATGTCTCTATCTGAAAGACTGGCACATGGCAAG GGACTTCCCGGAGCACAATGTCTACACAACTCCAGTGTTCTTTTCCTCTGACTGGTTGAATGAATATTGGAATACCATCGAAGTTGATGACTATCGTTTTGTCTACATGGGACCCAAAGGCTCATG GACCCCTTTCCATGCTGATGTCTTCCGCTCATACAGTTGGTCTGCAAATATCTGTGGCAGAAAAAAATGGCTGCTTTACCCGCCGGGTCAGGAGGAGTTTTTAAAAGACACCCATGGCAACCTGGCCTACGATGTCACAGCAGCAGAGCTCCGAGACAACGGCCTCTTCCCACAGTCTGACAAAGCCTGCCAACCTCTTGAAATTATTCAAGAGGCAGGTGAAATAATATTTGTTCCAAGTGGCTGGCACCACCAGGTTTATAATCTG GAAGACACCATCTCTATCAATCATAATTGGCTGAATGGCTGCAACATTGACATAATGTGGCAATTCCTTCAAAACGAGCTTTCTGCTGTCCAACGAGAAATCGAGGAATGGAGAGCTACCATGGACTCATGGCATCAGCACTGCCAG ACCATCATGAAATCATGCTCTGGTATCGATTACGGAGAGTTCGCATCCTTCCTGAAAATCATCGCTGAAAATCGCATCTCTTTCCTTAGCGCCTGCTCCTCGGCTAACAGTGATTGTCCAAGGCATCTCTCAGAGACCCTAACTGCCCTAGGCTCTCATCACGCAGCGTTTGACCTGCAGCGTGTTGTTCATATCTTAGAGTGCCTCATCTGCAGTGAGGACTTTAAGAGACTGGATCACTCGACCCTGAATTTACAACCTGAAGTTCTTGTGCAGAAAATCCGAGAGACAATACACTCCACAAGAGGGCAGCATCTCCCTTAA
- the gjc2 gene encoding gap junction gamma-2 protein, protein MSWSFLTRLLEEIHNHSTFVGKVWLTVLIIFRIVLTAVGGESIYSDEQTKFTCNTKQPGCDNVCYDAFAPLSHVRFWVFQIIMISTPSVMYLGYAIHKIARSSEDERKRSRHHGRLRRKPPPHTRWRESRRLDEALEEELDVDDGEPMLYDDVLDARPEPAVAGGGGPQKHDGRRRIVQEGLMRIYVLQLMSRAIFEISFLAGQYLLYGFRVSPSYECDRLPCPHRVDCFISRPTEKTIFLLIMYVVSCLCLLLNVCEMFHLGIGTFRDTLRQKRDRGRRTSYGYPFSRNIPSSPPGYNLVVKSDKPLHRIPNSLITHEQNMANVAQEQQCTSPDENIPSDLASLHRHLRVAQEQLDMAFQTYSSKNDNQPPSRTSSPMSGGTMAEQNRVNTVQEKQGARPKSATERPGTLLKNGKTSVWI, encoded by the coding sequence ATGAGCTGGAGCTTCCTCACACGGCTGCTGGAGGAGATCCACAACCACTCCACCTTTGTGGGCAAGGTGTGGCTGACGGTGCTCATCATCTTCCGCATCGTGCTGACGGCGGTGGGCGGCGAGTCCATCTACTCGGACGAGCAGACCAAGTTCACCTGCAACACCAAGCAGCCCGGCTGTGACAACGTGTGCTACGACGCCTTCGCGCCACTCTCCCACGTGCGCTTCTGGGTCTTCCAGATCATCATGATCTCCACGCCGTCCGTCATGTACCTGGGCTACGCCATCCACAAGATCGCCCGCAGCTCCGAGGACGAGCGCAagaggagccggcaccacggcCGCCTCCGCAGGAAACCCCCGCCGCACACCCGGTGGCGGGAGAGCCGGCGGCTGGACgaggcgctggaggaggagctggacgtcGACGACGGCGAGCCAATGCTGTACGACGACGTCCTGGACGCCAGGCCAGAGCCGGCGGTGGCCGGCGGCGGAGGTCCGCAGAAGCACGACGGGCGCCGGAGGATCGTGCAGGAGGGCCTCATGAGGATCTACGTCCTGCAGCTCATGTCCCGGGCCATCTTCGAGATCAGCTTCCTGGCGGGGCAGTACCTGCTGTACGGGTTCCGCGTCAGCCCGTCGTACGAGTGCGACCGCCTGCCCTGCCCGCACCGCGTGGACTGCTTCATCTCCAGGCCCACGGAGAAGACCATCTTCCTGCTCATCATGTACGTGGTGAGCTGCCTGTGTCTGCTGCTCAACGTGTGCGAGATGTTCCACCTGGGCATCGGAACGTTCCGGGACACCCTCCGCCAGAAGAGGGACCGCGGCCGGCGGACGTCCTACGGCTACCCCTTCTCCCGGAACATCCCGTCGTCCCCGCCAGGGTACAACCTGGTGGTGAAGTCGGACAAACCGCTCCACCGGATCCCCAACAGCCTGATCACACACGAGCAGAACATGGCCAACGTGGCCCAGGAGCAGCAGTGCACCAGCCCGGATGAGAACATCCCCTCCGATCTGGCCAgcctccaccgccacctccgGGTGGCCCAGGAGCAGCTGGACATGGCCTTCCAGACGTACAGCTCCAAGAACGacaaccaacccccctccaGGACGAGCAGCCCCATGTCAGGGGGCACCATGGCCGAGCAGAACCGGGTGAACACGGTTCAGGAGAAGCAGGGAGCCCGGCCGAAGTCGGCCACGGAGAGACCGGGGACCCTTTTAAAAAACGGGAAGACTTCTGTGTGGATTTAA